A stretch of the Panicum virgatum strain AP13 chromosome 9N, P.virgatum_v5, whole genome shotgun sequence genome encodes the following:
- the LOC120690127 gene encoding uncharacterized protein LOC120690127 has protein sequence MFLRSKIQEMILRRRSRSMNSSAGAQRGHVPDQLASLSTAPCDGDGAGTGSSKSATARALFASPRLSHSSSLPTGTVFAKSPVLDADSETAISMSPTSVLDAAASFRSGPDAVGSSKRRPWRDNGLHGLADALDCSDQQPERIVLAATSPSLLVRSCSLDRRVEFGVKNKSSWLPLRACSGREATSPADPWEIEPSSEDYTCVISRGPNPRTVHIFGGRVVEAGAADASGTETSPRPINMPAHGDRGFLSL, from the coding sequence ATGTTCTTGCGATCGAAGATCCAGGAGATGATCCTGAGAAGGAGGTCCAGGTCGATGAACAGCAGCgccggcgcgcagcggggccacGTCCCCGATCAGCTCGCGAGCTTGTCGACGGCTCCATGCGACGGCGACGGGGCCGGCACCGGCAGCAGCAAGAGTGCCACTGCGCGTGCCCTGTTCGCCTCGCCGAGGCTATCGCACTCTTCCTCCCTGCCCACCGGCACCGTCTTCGCCAAGAGCCCCGTGCTGGACGCCGATTCCGAGACGGCCATCTCCATGAGCCCGACCTCCGTGCTCGACGCGGCCGCGTCCTTCAGGTCCGGCCCCGATGCCGTCGGCAGCAGCAAACGCCGGCCGTGGCGGGACAACGGCCTGCACGGCCTCGCGGACGCGCTGGACTGCAGCGACCAGCAGCCGGAGCGGATCGTCCTCGCCGCGACGTCGCCGTCCCTGCTGGTCAGGTCGTGCTCCCTGGACCGCCGCGTCGAGTTCGGCGTCAAGAACAAGAGCTCGTGGCTGCCCCTCCGCGCCTGCAGCGGCCGCGAGGCCACGTCGCCGGCTGACCCATGGGAGATCGAGCCGTCGTCGGAGGACTACACGTGCGTCATCTCCCGCGGTCCGAACCCCAGGACGGTGCACATCTTCGGCGGCCGCGTCGtggaggccggcgccgcggaCGCGAGCGGCACGGAGACCTCGCCGCGGCCGATCAATATGCCGGCGCACGGCGACCGGGGCTTCTTGAGCCTGTGA